The Spirosoma foliorum genome has a window encoding:
- a CDS encoding IPT/TIG domain-containing protein yields MFMRVNQLRRGWHGNFSALTSLLVLALGVFLVVSSCKNDETPAPVLSITSISPTSAPVGTPIVITGTAFNATPASNTVTFGSVPATVTGATTTSLTVVVPANAGTPINVSTGGATVSSTIAFALGNKPVVTVASNITANTNWTASNIYLIQGFVNVTSGATLTIEKGTIIKGAPKEQDPSGQAKGGTLIIQAGAKISAVGTADSPIIFTSSKAAGSRNYGDWGGVVLIGKAPINQPGATSFEGGIPGSTGTYSDVNDNSGTMQYCRIEFAGISLSNLANSEINGLTLYGVGAGTTIDHIQVSYSGDDSYEWFGGTVNMKNLVAFRGWDDDWDTDWGYSGKVQYAVSLRDPEVADQSASNGFESDNFAAGAPATGPNNGLPLTAPVFANVSNFVFSGTPSNAATAKGSGSYQSAMHLRRNTSISIFNSLFVGYPEGLRLDALTGTTNTLDNATAGNLQLRGIILANMNTPVRGAQSITNDQATAFFNTAAFKNQIIASSSLASLLLNSATFTLTAPNFLPQTGSPLLTGAIWDGKGADAFFTKETFIGAFGTTNWTTGWTNWDPQNANYDK; encoded by the coding sequence CACGAGCATTTCACCAACATCGGCTCCAGTTGGTACACCCATCGTTATTACAGGTACAGCGTTCAACGCTACGCCAGCCAGCAATACCGTAACGTTCGGTTCTGTACCCGCTACGGTAACGGGCGCAACAACCACTTCGTTAACAGTTGTGGTCCCTGCCAATGCCGGAACGCCAATCAATGTATCAACGGGTGGTGCAACGGTAAGCAGCACGATCGCGTTTGCACTGGGTAACAAACCTGTTGTTACAGTGGCATCGAACATTACAGCCAACACAAACTGGACAGCGAGCAATATTTACCTGATTCAGGGTTTTGTAAACGTTACTTCGGGTGCTACGCTGACTATCGAAAAAGGAACGATCATTAAGGGTGCTCCCAAAGAGCAGGACCCAAGCGGGCAGGCCAAAGGCGGTACGCTGATCATTCAGGCAGGTGCTAAAATCAGCGCGGTTGGTACGGCTGATTCGCCAATCATTTTTACCTCGAGCAAAGCAGCTGGTTCACGTAACTATGGCGACTGGGGTGGTGTCGTTCTGATTGGTAAGGCTCCAATCAACCAGCCAGGTGCTACTTCATTTGAAGGTGGAATTCCCGGGTCTACCGGTACGTACAGCGATGTAAATGACAACTCAGGTACGATGCAGTACTGCCGGATTGAGTTCGCGGGTATCTCTCTGTCAAACTTAGCGAACAGCGAAATCAACGGTCTGACGCTCTACGGTGTAGGTGCTGGTACAACCATCGACCACATTCAGGTTTCGTACAGTGGTGATGATTCGTATGAATGGTTTGGCGGTACGGTAAATATGAAAAATCTGGTTGCTTTCCGTGGTTGGGATGATGATTGGGATACGGATTGGGGCTATTCGGGTAAAGTACAGTATGCTGTATCATTACGCGATCCAGAGGTGGCTGACCAATCAGCTTCTAACGGATTTGAATCGGATAACTTCGCGGCTGGAGCACCCGCTACAGGCCCTAATAACGGCCTACCATTAACGGCTCCTGTATTTGCCAACGTTAGTAACTTCGTTTTCTCGGGTACTCCTTCAAACGCAGCTACAGCGAAAGGGAGTGGTTCGTATCAATCGGCCATGCACCTGCGTCGTAATACGTCGATCAGCATTTTCAACTCGTTGTTTGTGGGTTATCCGGAAGGGTTACGCCTGGACGCTCTCACTGGCACCACCAACACGCTGGACAATGCTACGGCTGGCAACCTCCAATTACGTGGTATCATTCTGGCTAATATGAATACGCCCGTTCGTGGTGCACAATCGATCACGAACGATCAGGCTACTGCGTTCTTCAATACGGCGGCTTTCAAAAACCAGATCATTGCTAGTTCTAGCCTGGCTTCGTTACTGTTGAACTCCGCCACCTTTACACTGACGGCTCCTAACTTCCTGCCACAAACGGGTTCGCCTTTGTTGACGGGCGCTATCTGGGACGGCAAAGGTGCTGATGCTTTCTTCACGAAAGAAACGTTCATTGGCGCATTCGGAACCACCAACTGGACCACAGGCTGGACCAACTGGGACCCACAAAACGCCAACTACGATAAGTAG